Proteins co-encoded in one Malus sylvestris chromosome 7, drMalSylv7.2, whole genome shotgun sequence genomic window:
- the LOC126630584 gene encoding receptor-like protein 7, giving the protein MGLLDISIIRMVSKLVLVLLLFHHVVIANSSYSSQKQYPSCPDEEKSALLQFKDSFIIDKSASSDGYPKVSSWKPAEGENSTCCSWEGVKCDEKTGHVIALDLGSSCLYGSINSNSSLFRLVHLQRLSLSDNNFNHSQIPTSIRNFPSLTHLDLSFSVFSGQVPSEVSLLSKLTYLDLSGNVDPLSEDEYRPLLKLEASDLGSLVQNLTSLEVLSLSFVNISSAIPHSMANLSSLKTLALVECHLFGEFPVRIFQLPNLEILSVRYNQDLTGYFPEFNRSSPLMLLKVSYTRFFGNIPSSFGNLDSLQELDVAQCNFSEGLVPSFLGNLRQLTYLDISANKFGGPIPDSLANLTQLATFRISTSRLTGPIPPWLGNFSKLDYLDFAFNELNGSIPASFSNLTNLQILYLHYNSLSGVVEFQMFQNLHFLYQLQLNWNGLEFVTESRILNSTVQQFTILGLSNCSLTEFPAFLQYQKGLQRLDLSGNKIRGQVPKWMWNTSIETLVLLDISRNSISDQPPLFLPWVKLICLRFTSNMFHGSLPIPPPTMREYAAADNNFTGEISPLLCNVKNLQYLDLSKNNLSGMLPQCLGNFSDDLILLLLGNNSFHGIIPQTYNKGNKLRMIDVSHNKLQGQLPRSLVNCIMLEYLVLSNNRFNDVFPIWLGTLLELKLLAMRHNGFYGVIGKSRKNVDFPKLRILDLAYNDFTGAVPSLFPDITVNKSTYMYTDVVYDVNGFMIVNSVEYQLTIATKGLEQYYPKIREEFASFDISCNKFEGKIPEFIGNLKELRSLNLSHNILTGSIPSSFGNLMKLESLDLSQNKLSGRIPQQLVQLNFLSSFNVSHNNLTGSIPQGTQLTSLNVTSYEGNPGLCGDPLPKICGDPKAPELPPSTVDEGDSSSEGIFELDWKIVSAGCGSGLVVGVVLADVVITRRPDLFLKIVGMIRQMIMKI; this is encoded by the coding sequence ATGGGGTTACTTGATATCTCCATCATTCGCATGGTTTCAAAACTAGTACTAGTTTTGTTGCTGTTTCATCATGTGGTTATTGCTAACTCTTCCTACTCTTCGCAGAAGCAGTATCCCTCTTGCCCTGATGAGGAGAAGTCCGCCCTGCTGCAATTCAAAGACAGCTTTATTATTGACAAATCTGCTTCTAGCGATGGTTATCCAAAGGTTTCATCATGGAAACCAGCTGAAGGAGAAAACAGCACGTGCTGCTCATGGGAAGGTGTCAAGTGTGACGAGAAGACAGGTCATGTGATTGCCCTAGATCTTGGTAGCAGTTGTCTCTACGGCTCTATCAACAGCAATAGCAGCCTCTTCCGCCTCGTTCATCTTCAAAGGTTAAGTCTCTCTGATAATAACTTCAATCACTCTCAAATTCCTACTAGCATTAGGAATTTTCCAAGCCTTACTCATCTTGACCTCTCTTTCTCTGTCTTTTCTGGTCAAGTCCCTTCAGAAGTTTCACTGTTATCCAAGTTGACATACCTTGATCTATCTGGCAATGTAGATCCTTTGTCAGAAGATGAGTATCGTCCCTTGTTGAAACTTGAAGCATCAGATCTTGGAAGCCTAGTTCAAAACTTAACTAGTCTCGAGGTACTTTCCCTCAGTTTCGTAAACATATCTTCGGCAATTCCTCATTCAATGGCTAACTTATCATCTTTGAAAACCCTAGCCCTCGTGGAATGTCACCTGTTTGGTGAATTTCCGGTGAGAATTTTCCAGCTACCAAACCTAGAAATTCTTTCTGTGAGATACAACCAAGATCTGACTGGATATTTTCCTGAATTTAATCGAAGTAGTCCTCTCATGCTTCTGAAAGTTTCCTATACCAGGTTTTTCGGGAACATACCCTCTTCGTTTGGAAACCTTGATTCACTGCAAGAGTTGGATGTGGCTCAATGCAATTTTTCGGAAGGGTTGGTTCCATCTTTTCTTGGGAATCTTAGGCAGCTCACTTATCTAGACATTTCAGCCAATAAATTTGGAGGTCCAATTCCTGATTCCTTGGCAAACCTTACCCAACTGGCTACTTTTAGGATTAGTACAAGTCGATTAACTGGTCCAATCCCACCTTGGCTAGGCAACTTTAGCAAACTAGATTACCTAGATTTTGCTTTTAATGAACTGAATGGTTCAATTCCTGCGTCATTTTCCAATCTCACAAACCTTCAGATCCTTTATCTACATTACAATAGTCTGAGTGGTGTAGTAGAGTTTCAAATGTTTCAAAATCTACACTTTCTTTACCAACTCCAATTAAATTGGAACGGTTTAGAATTTGTCACTGAATCCAGAATTTTGAATTCAACAGTTCAACAGTTCACCATTCTTGGATTGAGTAATTGCAGCCTAACAGAATTTCCAGCCTTCTTACAATATCAGAAGGGTTTGCAGCGTTTGGACCTTTCTGGAAACAAAATCCGAGGCCAAGTACCAAAATGGATGTGGAACACAAGCATAGAAACTTTGGTATTGTTAGACATTTCTCGAAACTCCATTTCAGACCAACCTCCACTTTTCCTTCCTTGGGTGAAACTGATATGCTTAAGGTTTACGTCCAACATGTTTCATGGATCACTACCGATACCTCCACCAACCATGCGAGAATATGCAGCTGCAGACAACAACTTTACTGGAGAAATCTCACCGTTGCTTTGCAATGTGAAAAATCTTCAGTATCTTGACTTGTCGAAAAATAACTTGAGTGGCATGCTTCCTCAATGTCTCGGAAACTTTAGTGATGATCTGATTCTTTTACTTCTTGGAAACAACTCTTTTCACGGAATTATTCCTCAGACATACAACAAAGGAAACAAGTTGAGAATGATTGATGTGAGTCATAACAAGTTGCAGGGGCAGTTGCCGAGGTCATTGGTCAATTGTATAATGCTTGAGTAtcttgttttgtcaaacaatcgATTCAATGATGTTTTCCCCATTTGGTTGGGGACTCTTCTAGAGCTAAAACTTTTGGCAATGCGCCATAATGGATTCTACGGTGTGATTGGAAAGTCTAGAAAGAATGTCGATTTCCCTAAGTTACGCATTCTTGATTTGGCTTACAATGATTTTACTGGTGCGGTTCCATCTCTGTTTCCAGATATTACTGTAAACAAGTCAACATATATGTACACAGACGTAGTTTATGATGTCAATGGATTCATGATTGTTAACAGTGTTGAATACCAACTCACTATAGCAACAAAAGGTTTGGAGCAATACTACCCAAAGATTCGAGAAGAATTCGCATCCTTCGATATCTCATGCAACaaatttgaagggaaaattCCAGAATTCATTGGGAATCTTAAGGAGCTTCGTTCGCTGAATCTATCCCACAACATTCTCACTGGTTCTATCCCATCATCCTTTGGAAACTTGATGAAGCTTGAATCGTTGGACCTTTCACAAAACAAGCTCTCAGGACGTATCCCCCAACAGCTGGTGCAACTTAATTTTCTTTCCAGTTTCAATGTGTCTCACAACAATCTCACAGGTTCTATACCACAAGGAACCCAGCTTACTTCTTTGAATGTCACTTCATACGAGGGAAACCCAGGGTTGTGTGGAGATCCATTGCCAAAGATATGTGGAGATCCTAAGGCCCCTGAACTTCCACCTTCAACCGTCGATGAAGGTGATTCTAGCTCAGAAGGCATATTTGAATTGGATTGGAAAATTGTTTCGGCCGGATGTGGAAGTGGGTTGGTAGTGGGAGTAGTTCTTGCAGATGTTGTGATCACAAGGAGGCCCGACTTGTTTCTTAAGATTGTTGGAATGATCAGGCAAATGATAATGAAAATTTAG